CCGCGACGCGGGTGAGTTCGTAGACCGCCTCCTCGGGCGTCTCCGGGTGGAACGCCAGCGTCGTGTTCAGGTCCCAGGTGACGATCTCGTCCGCCTCGATGTCCTGGTCCCAGCCGAACGTCTCGCCGGGGTCGTCGTCGTAGATCGTGAGGCCGGCGCCGGGGAACTGTTCGATCGATTCGACCAGCGCGTCGGTGTGTTCGACGTAGTGGACGTCGACGCGGGCGTCGTACTCGACGACCCAGCCGGTGTTGCCGACGCCGGGGGTTCCGTAGGCGATCGCCGCGTCGATCTGGCCCTCCTCCATCGCGCCGGGGGCGTCGGCGACGTCCATGTCGACGATGTTCATCTCCTCGTAGACGTCCGCCGTCGGCTCCTGCTCCCAGACTTCGAGCGTCGTCGCGCGGGTGGAGTATCCCGGCTCCGCCGGGTAGACGTTCGCACCCGCGAGGTCGTCGAACGTCTCGATGCCGGTGTCGTCGAGCGCCATCACGTAGATGCCGTACGGGAACGCGAGGAAGCCCTGGTACGGGACGATGTCGACCGGGTCCTCCTCGAACATGTCCATGTTGTTGATCGCCTTGTTCATCGTGTTGGTGTCGATGAACCCGGCGTCGACGGCGCCCTCTGCCATCCGGTAGGTCGTCCCGACGTAGCCCGGACTCTCGATCGTCGAGTAGGAGACGGTGTCGCTCACCTCGGCGACCGCCGCCTCGAAGGCGAGGCCGACGTCCATCGTCCCTCCGGCGGAGGTACCGGAGTCGACGTGGTACTCGGCGTCCTCGTCGGGTTCGTCGTCGTCGTCCGGTTCCGGAGCGTCGTCGTCCGCGTCGGCGTCGTCGGCGTCGTCCCCGTCCTCGAGGGGGTCGTCCTCGTCCGGATCGACGTCGTCGCCGCCGATACAGCCAGCTACGCTGATCGCGCTCGCGCCCACGGCGGTCTGCAGGAACCGCCGCCGGGTCGAGTCATTGTCTGTCATGGTGACTCCGGATAATAAAGGGATACCGCTGTATATATATTCTTCGAGATACGGTGGCGGGAGGACGCCGACGGGGCCGGGAATCGACGGACGGGACGGCAGTCGATTCACGGGGACCGATCGGCAGACCGCCGGTCCGGAGAGTTCTTCTCGTGCTTCACGTCGGTGAGCTTGGCCGGCGAGCGCCTGCCGTCTCCCGAACGGTTATTCGAGCGGGCTTCGAACCCGCGGTATGGACCTTCGAATCGACGGGAACGTCGCGCTCGTCACCGCATCGAGCGGGGGCCTGGGATTCGCCGCCGCCCGGGCGCTCGTCCGGGAGGGGGCGACCGTCGTCGTGAACGGACGGACCGAGGAGACGCTCGAGGCGGCGGCCGAGGAGTTGCGATCGGAGGCGGCCGACGGGGCGTCGGTCCTCCCGGTCGCGGCCGACCTCACCGACCCCGACGGGCCGGGTCGGATCGTCGAGGAGGCCGTCTCCGAGTTCGGCGGGCTGGACCACCTCGTGACGAGCGCGGGCGGCCCGCCCTCGGGCGCGTTCCTCGACATCGGGGAGGAGGAGTGGTACGACACCTACGACCTGCTGGTGATGAGCGTCGTCAGGACGGTGACGGAGGCGGCGCCGCACCTGCGCGCCGACGAGGGCGGGACGATCGTCACGGTCGCCTCCCGAACGGTGAAGGAGGCCGCCGACGCGATGGTGCTCTCGAACTCGGTGCGGATGGGCGTCGTCGGGCTAGAGAAGACGCTCTCGACCGAACTCGCTCCGGAGGTCCGCGCGAACGCTGTGTTGCCGGGTTCGCACGAGACCGAGCGCGTCGAGAACCTCATCGAGCAGGCAATCGACCGCGGCGACGTCGACTCCTACGAGGAGGGCTACGCCGACCGCGTGCGCGAGGTCCCGCTCGAACGGCTGGGGACCACCGAGGAGTTCGGCGCGACCGTCGCCTTCCTCTCCTCGCCACGCTCGGGCTTCGTAAACGGTGCCGCGGTCCCGATCGACGGCGGCTCGCTCGGGTCGAACCTCTAGTACACAGCCGTCCCTGCCGGGTTCAGAACGCGTGGCCGTCGCGCTGGAGGTCGGGGACGGTCGCACCGGCGTCGATCTTCGCCTCCAGGAGCAGTTCCTCTCCGAGGATCCCCTCCGCCGTCTCCGCGACGACGGCGGCCTCGTCGGCGGGGACGACGACGACGCCGGTCGCGTCGGCGACGATCACGTCACCCGGGGCGACGGTGACGCCGTCGATCGCGATCGGCTCGCCGATCCCCTCGACGGTCACCCGCCGCTGGCCGGTCTTCGGCGTCGGCCCACGGGCGAAGACGGGGAACTCGCCCCCGTGAACCTCGGGGACGTCGCGGTAGCCCCCGTCCACGACGACGCCGGAGACCCCCGCGTTCGCCGCGAGCCGAGAGGCGTTCCCACCCCAGCAGGAGAGTTCCGGGCCGACCCCGTCGATCGCGAGGACGCGGTCGGCCGCGAGTTCGTGGAGCATCGCGAACGGGAAGTTCGTCTCCCGTGGCTCGTCCACCCGCTCGAACCGCAATGTGCTCGCGCGGCCCACCGCCCGCTGGTTCGGGTGAGCCGGCTCGATGCCGGTGATCACGCCGTCGATCCCGTGCTCGTCGAGCGCGTCGGAGACGATACTCGTATCGAAGAGCCGAAACGTGTCGGCGACGCTCTCCGTCATACACCAGAGGCTCCGTCCGGGTGCTTATAACTACGTCTTCTCCCGGTCGATCCGCTCGAAGACCGCGGGGTTCACGACGGTGTCGGGTCGCCCACCGGTGAGGACGGTCTCGACTTTCTCCGCGGCGAGTCGCGCCCCACGTTCGAGGTACCCCTCGGTGACGCCGGCGACGTGCGGCGTCACGAGCACCTCGGACGCCGTGAGCAAGGGGTCGTCGGCCGCGGGCGGTTCCTCGCGCATCACGTCGAGTGCGACGCCGCCGAGCGTCCCCGACC
This region of Halalkalicoccus sp. CGA53 genomic DNA includes:
- a CDS encoding SDR family oxidoreductase; translation: MDLRIDGNVALVTASSGGLGFAAARALVREGATVVVNGRTEETLEAAAEELRSEAADGASVLPVAADLTDPDGPGRIVEEAVSEFGGLDHLVTSAGGPPSGAFLDIGEEEWYDTYDLLVMSVVRTVTEAAPHLRADEGGTIVTVASRTVKEAADAMVLSNSVRMGVVGLEKTLSTELAPEVRANAVLPGSHETERVENLIEQAIDRGDVDSYEEGYADRVREVPLERLGTTEEFGATVAFLSSPRSGFVNGAAVPIDGGSLGSNL
- a CDS encoding RraA family protein, with the protein product MTESVADTFRLFDTSIVSDALDEHGIDGVITGIEPAHPNQRAVGRASTLRFERVDEPRETNFPFAMLHELAADRVLAIDGVGPELSCWGGNASRLAANAGVSGVVVDGGYRDVPEVHGGEFPVFARGPTPKTGQRRVTVEGIGEPIAIDGVTVAPGDVIVADATGVVVVPADEAAVVAETAEGILGEELLLEAKIDAGATVPDLQRDGHAF
- a CDS encoding TAXI family TRAP transporter solute-binding subunit, whose amino-acid sequence is MTDNDSTRRRFLQTAVGASAISVAGCIGGDDVDPDEDDPLEDGDDADDADADDDAPEPDDDDEPDEDAEYHVDSGTSAGGTMDVGLAFEAAVAEVSDTVSYSTIESPGYVGTTYRMAEGAVDAGFIDTNTMNKAINNMDMFEEDPVDIVPYQGFLAFPYGIYVMALDDTGIETFDDLAGANVYPAEPGYSTRATTLEVWEQEPTADVYEEMNIVDMDVADAPGAMEEGQIDAAIAYGTPGVGNTGWVVEYDARVDVHYVEHTDALVESIEQFPGAGLTIYDDDPGETFGWDQDIEADEIVTWDLNTTLAFHPETPEEAVYELTRVAGEHGDTVRDSERRFTPEGPEDLIVGALEDYPWHPGAAEYYQDEGVWEDDWIVGDPDEEYN